In a genomic window of Demequina muriae:
- a CDS encoding beta-galactosidase, which translates to MTQSAWPALEGIAYGGDYNPEQWPREVWDEDVTLMREAGVNLVSVGIFSWALLEPKEGLYDFAWMDELLDLLHAHGIAVDLGTPSVSPPAWFFHAYPDARVVAKDGTVMGFGSRGMASHASPEYRAAIERLATELATRYADHPAVVMWHVHNEYGVPVGEDFSPRAVASWQSWLQRRYSTLDALNGAWGTAFWGQHYDDWEHVVAPAAMPSVANPAMKLDWARFTDEQLRECFRIERDAIRAHATQPITTNLMAHQSWNTDLWKWAEEMDIVSDDHYLWAPDEDSHIGLSLAADLTRSVGRGRPWILMEHSTSAVNWQGRNVAKRPGEMRRNALTHLGRGADAIMFFQWRASRSGAEKFHSAMVPHAGPGSRVFREVTQLGAHLKDLAELRGSTVKADVAVLYDWDSLWAQDLEWRPSDDLQFRERMRAYYERLWRDNVTIDFAHPEHDLSGYKLVVAPASYLLTASAGENLTHFVANGGTLLVSCFAGVVDEHDAVHEGGFGAPLRDALGLTVEEYLPLRAGRSMTVTYGEQSLPADVWAEDMTLAGAEVRGTFVDGPGSGMPAITRHSHGEGHGWYIGTRLGADALAAVMADVYADADIDLPGTPAGVEVVTRHGEASDYVIAVNHGETHADLPIHGTDLITGARVDGSLELQAGDVAVVRTSHAREGGGR; encoded by the coding sequence ATGACGCAGTCTGCTTGGCCCGCACTCGAAGGCATTGCGTACGGGGGCGACTACAACCCCGAGCAGTGGCCGCGCGAGGTGTGGGACGAGGACGTCACGCTCATGCGTGAGGCCGGGGTGAACCTGGTGAGCGTCGGCATCTTCTCGTGGGCACTGCTCGAGCCCAAGGAGGGCCTCTACGACTTCGCGTGGATGGACGAGCTCCTCGACCTTCTGCACGCCCACGGCATCGCCGTTGACCTCGGTACGCCGAGCGTGTCGCCGCCCGCATGGTTCTTCCACGCGTACCCCGATGCGCGTGTGGTCGCCAAGGACGGAACCGTCATGGGCTTCGGCTCTCGCGGGATGGCCTCGCACGCCTCGCCGGAGTACCGGGCCGCGATCGAGCGCCTGGCGACCGAGCTCGCGACCCGTTACGCCGACCACCCGGCCGTCGTGATGTGGCACGTCCACAACGAGTACGGGGTGCCGGTGGGCGAGGACTTCTCGCCGCGCGCCGTCGCCTCGTGGCAGAGCTGGCTGCAGCGCCGCTACAGCACGCTCGACGCCCTCAATGGCGCGTGGGGCACCGCGTTCTGGGGCCAGCACTACGACGACTGGGAGCACGTGGTCGCACCGGCCGCCATGCCGTCGGTCGCCAACCCGGCGATGAAGCTGGACTGGGCGCGCTTCACCGACGAGCAGCTGCGCGAGTGCTTCCGCATCGAGCGAGACGCGATTCGCGCTCACGCCACCCAGCCGATCACCACCAACCTCATGGCGCACCAGTCCTGGAACACCGACCTGTGGAAGTGGGCCGAGGAGATGGACATCGTCTCGGACGACCACTACCTCTGGGCGCCCGACGAGGACTCCCACATCGGTCTCTCACTGGCGGCCGACCTCACGCGATCCGTGGGCCGCGGTCGCCCGTGGATCCTGATGGAGCACTCCACCTCGGCCGTCAACTGGCAGGGACGCAACGTCGCCAAGCGCCCGGGCGAGATGCGTCGCAACGCGCTCACCCACCTGGGCCGCGGCGCGGACGCCATCATGTTCTTCCAGTGGCGGGCATCGCGCTCTGGCGCGGAGAAGTTCCACTCCGCGATGGTGCCGCACGCCGGCCCCGGCTCGCGGGTGTTCCGCGAGGTCACGCAGCTCGGCGCCCACCTGAAGGACCTCGCGGAGCTCCGCGGCAGCACCGTCAAGGCAGACGTCGCCGTGCTGTACGACTGGGACTCGCTGTGGGCGCAGGACCTCGAGTGGCGACCGTCCGACGACCTCCAGTTCCGTGAGCGCATGAGGGCGTACTACGAGCGCCTGTGGCGCGACAACGTCACCATCGACTTCGCGCACCCCGAGCACGATCTGAGCGGCTACAAGCTCGTGGTGGCGCCCGCGTCCTACCTGCTCACCGCATCGGCCGGCGAGAACCTCACCCACTTCGTCGCGAACGGCGGCACCCTGCTCGTGTCGTGCTTCGCGGGCGTGGTCGACGAGCACGATGCCGTGCACGAGGGCGGGTTCGGAGCGCCCCTGCGCGATGCGCTGGGCCTCACGGTCGAGGAGTACCTGCCGCTCCGTGCGGGGCGATCGATGACCGTGACCTACGGAGAGCAGTCGCTGCCCGCGGACGTGTGGGCCGAGGACATGACGCTCGCGGGCGCCGAGGTGCGCGGCACCTTCGTCGACGGACCCGGCTCGGGCATGCCTGCGATCACGCGGCACTCCCATGGCGAGGGCCACGGCTGGTACATCGGCACTCGCCTCGGTGCGGATGCGCTCGCGGCGGTCATGGCCGATGTCTACGCCGACGCTGACATCGACCTGCCTGGCACGCCCGCAGGCGTCGAGGTCGTCACGCGCCACGGCGAGGCCTCCGACTACGTCATCGCCGTGAACCACGGCGAGACTCACGCTGATCTTCCGATCCACGGCACCGACCTCATCACCGGTGCCAGGGTCGACGGAAGTCTCGAGCTGCAGGCCGGCGACGTCGCCGTCGTGCGGACCTCGCACGCTCGAGAGGGGGGTGGTCGCTGA
- the glgB gene encoding 1,4-alpha-glucan branching protein GlgB, with product MAAQDIDKAALAEIAAGTHHEPHAVLGPHVGANGVTVRVLRPLAGEVTIETLEGSFPAVHEYEGIWRAELPGDEAPDYRVHVTYAGEPLVQDDPYRFLPVPGELDQHLFREGRHERLWDVLGANVKRFPSVLGDVTGTSFVVWAPNARAVRVVGEFNSWNGVTHAMRSLGSTGLWELFIPGVGDGTKYKYEILGRDGHWKQKADPMARCTEVPPKTASVVTESSYEWRDADWMAKRANSEPHRAPMSVYEVHLGSWRQGLGYRELARELVEYVSDMGFTHIELMPVMEHPFGGSWGYQVTSYYAPTSRFGSPDELRHLIDELHQAGIGVLLDWVPGHFPKDEWALGRFDGTPLYEHPDPLRGEQPDWGTFIFDFGRREVRNFLVANALYWLQEFHADGLRVDAVASMLYLDYSRSAGQWRPNIHGGRENLDAIAFLQETNATAYRASPGIVMVAEESTAWPGVTAPTSGGGLGFGLKWNMGWMNDTLRYLREETVNRSYHHHTITFSLMYAFSEQFMLPLSHDEVVHGKGSLLTRMPGDHWQRVAGIRALFAYQWTHPGKQLIFMGDEFGQEAEWSEGRSLDWWHLDDHLHAGLKDLVRDLNRLYKEVPALWERDSDPQGFTWIDADDTDRNLIAFLRWDSRGEPVAVVINFAGVPHERYRLGLPSGGIWEEVLNTDAEGYGGSGVVNLGDVKAADKQHGTWEHCAELRIPPLGAVVLRQRR from the coding sequence ATGGCTGCTCAGGACATCGATAAGGCCGCGCTCGCCGAGATCGCGGCTGGCACCCACCACGAGCCCCACGCGGTGCTCGGCCCGCACGTCGGCGCGAACGGCGTGACGGTCCGGGTCCTGCGACCGCTCGCCGGTGAGGTGACGATCGAGACTCTCGAGGGCTCCTTCCCCGCGGTGCACGAGTACGAGGGCATCTGGCGTGCCGAACTGCCAGGAGACGAGGCGCCCGACTATCGCGTGCACGTCACGTATGCCGGCGAGCCGCTGGTGCAGGACGACCCATACCGGTTCCTCCCGGTTCCCGGCGAGCTCGACCAGCACCTGTTCCGAGAGGGACGCCACGAACGCCTGTGGGACGTGCTGGGTGCGAACGTCAAGCGTTTCCCGTCCGTGCTCGGCGATGTCACCGGCACCTCGTTCGTGGTGTGGGCGCCGAATGCCCGCGCCGTGCGGGTGGTCGGCGAGTTCAACAGCTGGAACGGCGTCACCCACGCGATGCGCTCGCTCGGCTCGACCGGACTGTGGGAGCTCTTCATCCCCGGCGTCGGCGACGGCACCAAGTACAAGTACGAGATCCTCGGCAGAGACGGCCACTGGAAGCAGAAGGCCGATCCGATGGCGCGGTGCACGGAGGTGCCGCCGAAGACCGCATCGGTCGTCACCGAGTCCTCGTATGAGTGGCGCGACGCTGACTGGATGGCGAAGCGCGCGAACTCGGAGCCGCATCGCGCCCCCATGAGCGTCTACGAGGTCCACCTGGGCTCGTGGCGCCAGGGCCTGGGATATCGCGAGCTGGCCCGCGAGCTCGTGGAGTACGTGTCGGACATGGGCTTCACGCACATCGAGCTCATGCCGGTCATGGAGCACCCCTTCGGCGGGTCCTGGGGCTACCAGGTCACGTCGTACTACGCGCCCACCTCACGGTTCGGGTCCCCCGACGAGTTGCGACACCTCATCGACGAACTCCACCAGGCGGGCATCGGCGTGCTGCTGGACTGGGTGCCCGGTCACTTCCCCAAGGACGAGTGGGCGCTCGGCCGGTTCGACGGCACCCCGCTCTACGAGCACCCCGACCCGCTTCGCGGCGAGCAGCCCGACTGGGGCACCTTCATCTTCGACTTCGGCCGCCGGGAGGTGCGCAACTTCCTGGTCGCCAATGCGCTGTACTGGCTGCAGGAGTTCCACGCCGACGGTCTCCGCGTCGACGCGGTCGCGTCGATGCTCTACCTGGACTACTCGCGCAGCGCAGGACAGTGGCGCCCCAACATCCACGGCGGTCGCGAGAACCTCGACGCCATCGCCTTCCTGCAGGAGACCAACGCGACGGCGTACCGGGCGAGCCCCGGCATCGTCATGGTCGCGGAGGAGTCGACTGCGTGGCCGGGCGTCACCGCCCCCACGTCCGGCGGCGGGCTGGGATTCGGTCTCAAGTGGAACATGGGCTGGATGAACGACACCTTGCGCTACCTGCGCGAGGAGACCGTGAACCGCTCGTACCACCACCACACCATCACGTTCTCGTTGATGTACGCGTTCTCCGAGCAGTTCATGCTGCCGCTCAGTCACGACGAGGTCGTGCACGGCAAGGGATCGCTGCTGACCCGCATGCCCGGCGACCATTGGCAGCGGGTGGCCGGCATCAGGGCGCTGTTCGCCTACCAGTGGACGCACCCCGGCAAGCAGTTGATCTTCATGGGAGACGAGTTCGGCCAGGAGGCCGAGTGGTCCGAGGGCCGCTCTCTCGACTGGTGGCACCTCGATGACCATCTCCACGCGGGTCTGAAGGACTTGGTCCGCGACCTCAACCGGCTCTACAAGGAGGTGCCGGCGCTGTGGGAGCGCGACTCGGACCCTCAGGGCTTCACGTGGATCGATGCCGATGACACGGATCGCAATCTCATCGCATTCCTGCGGTGGGACAGCCGGGGCGAGCCGGTGGCGGTCGTCATCAACTTCGCGGGCGTGCCTCACGAGCGCTACCGGTTGGGCCTGCCCTCAGGCGGCATCTGGGAAGAGGTGCTCAACACGGACGCGGAAGGCTACGGCGGCTCCGGCGTCGTCAATCTCGGCGACGTGAAGGCGGCCGACAAGCAGCACGGCACGTGGGAGCACTGTGCCGAGCTGCGGATCCCGCCGCTGGGCGCCGTGGTGCTCCGTCAGCGCCGCTGA
- a CDS encoding LacI family DNA-binding transcriptional regulator: MSQMTNTGRRKPTIRDVAAAAGVSRGTVSRVLNGGHWVSPEARTAVEQAIQTTGYYANHHARSLATGRANSVAFLLTEEHQLLFDDPTFPLLLRGAAEALAQRHKTLVLLVAGTPEERENVAQFVGAGHVDGVLLISSHERDPLLESLLASGVPTVACGIPLGHQAEITTVSVDEIGSARTATRHLMDLGRSRIAMITGPPDTPGGRFRVVGFREELGDRFDPALVEEGDYSRQSGADAMARLLERAPDIDAVFAASDRMAAGAIATVRAAGRVVPQDVAVVGFDDSGLAATLDPPLTTMRQPFGEISSTMVELLLELVEGRSAESATLPTELIVRGTA, from the coding sequence ATGAGCCAGATGACGAACACGGGGCGGCGCAAGCCGACGATCCGTGACGTCGCCGCGGCCGCTGGGGTCTCGCGCGGCACCGTCTCGCGGGTCCTCAACGGTGGGCACTGGGTGTCCCCCGAGGCGCGCACCGCCGTCGAGCAGGCGATCCAGACCACGGGGTACTACGCCAACCACCACGCCCGCTCCCTGGCCACCGGCCGCGCCAACTCGGTCGCCTTCCTCCTCACCGAGGAGCACCAGCTGCTCTTCGACGACCCCACGTTCCCCCTGCTCCTGCGCGGAGCCGCGGAGGCGCTGGCGCAGCGACACAAGACCCTCGTGCTGCTCGTCGCGGGCACGCCGGAGGAGCGCGAGAACGTCGCCCAGTTCGTGGGCGCCGGGCACGTCGACGGCGTGCTGCTGATCTCCTCTCACGAACGCGATCCGCTGCTCGAGTCCCTGCTCGCCTCTGGCGTGCCGACCGTCGCCTGCGGAATCCCGCTCGGGCATCAGGCCGAGATCACCACCGTGTCGGTGGACGAGATCGGCTCCGCCCGCACCGCGACGCGCCACCTCATGGACTTGGGCCGCTCGCGGATCGCCATGATCACCGGCCCGCCCGACACTCCCGGCGGCCGGTTCCGCGTGGTCGGCTTTCGCGAGGAGCTCGGCGACCGGTTCGACCCCGCGCTCGTCGAGGAGGGCGACTACTCACGCCAGTCGGGGGCCGATGCGATGGCCCGGCTGCTCGAGCGCGCACCAGACATCGACGCCGTCTTCGCGGCCTCCGACCGCATGGCGGCCGGCGCCATCGCCACGGTGCGCGCCGCGGGCCGTGTGGTCCCCCAGGACGTCGCGGTGGTCGGATTCGACGATTCCGGCCTCGCGGCCACGCTCGATCCCCCACTCACGACCATGCGCCAGCCGTTCGGCGAGATCAGCTCGACCATGGTCGAGCTGCTGCTCGAGCTGGTCGAGGGCCGCTCGGCGGAATCGGCGACCCTGCCCACTGAACTGATCGTTCGCGGGACCGCCTGA
- a CDS encoding sugar ABC transporter substrate-binding protein, with the protein MRKQIAWGAAFAATAALVAGCSSGDPEPAETSAAPETSESEAPAIDGTGAELVIWTDAEREEALATAAEQFEADTGATVTLVQKNFEDLRNDFIAQVPTGEGPDITVGAHDWLGALVTAGVVDTVDIGDKAADFQQVALDAMTYDGQLYGLPYSTEAIALIQNADLVGDTAPTTWDEMIEMSNEAGFEDRPFILFTNGTAGDGYSAYPLQTSFGSPVFVQDEAGSYTTEVGMGGEAGEAFAQFLYDNGSAGTGVFSDTIDYDTSNQLFASGESPFILQGPWMPFFDEGDMNLVVSPMVSAGGETAAPFVGVQGFYLSAQSENALLANEFLTNYMATEDAQRTLYEADPRLPALSALAEEVSADPITAGFVESAAAGVPMPSIPEMGNVWELWNAAEIQIITGADPVSTWNDMVAELEASIG; encoded by the coding sequence ATGCGCAAGCAGATTGCATGGGGAGCCGCTTTCGCGGCGACCGCTGCGCTCGTCGCCGGTTGCAGCTCAGGAGACCCGGAGCCCGCTGAGACCTCGGCCGCACCTGAGACCTCGGAGTCCGAGGCGCCCGCCATCGACGGCACCGGCGCCGAGCTCGTCATCTGGACGGACGCGGAGCGCGAAGAGGCGCTGGCGACCGCGGCCGAGCAGTTCGAGGCCGACACGGGCGCCACGGTGACCCTGGTCCAGAAGAACTTCGAGGACCTCCGCAACGACTTCATCGCGCAGGTTCCCACCGGCGAGGGTCCCGACATCACCGTCGGCGCTCACGACTGGCTGGGCGCGCTCGTGACCGCTGGTGTCGTCGACACCGTGGACATCGGCGACAAGGCGGCCGACTTCCAGCAGGTGGCTCTCGACGCGATGACCTACGACGGCCAGCTCTACGGCCTGCCGTACTCGACCGAGGCGATCGCCCTCATCCAGAACGCCGACCTGGTGGGCGACACTGCGCCGACCACGTGGGACGAGATGATCGAGATGTCGAACGAGGCGGGCTTCGAGGACCGTCCGTTCATCCTGTTCACGAACGGCACCGCCGGCGACGGCTACAGCGCGTACCCGCTGCAGACCTCGTTCGGGTCGCCTGTGTTCGTTCAGGACGAGGCAGGGTCCTACACCACTGAGGTCGGCATGGGCGGCGAGGCTGGAGAGGCCTTCGCGCAGTTCCTCTACGACAACGGCTCGGCCGGCACCGGGGTGTTCTCCGACACGATCGACTACGACACCTCGAACCAGCTGTTCGCGAGCGGCGAGTCGCCGTTCATCCTGCAGGGTCCGTGGATGCCGTTCTTCGATGAGGGCGACATGAACCTGGTCGTCTCGCCGATGGTCTCGGCCGGTGGCGAGACCGCCGCGCCGTTCGTGGGCGTGCAGGGCTTCTACCTCAGCGCACAGAGCGAGAACGCGCTGCTGGCGAACGAGTTCCTCACCAACTACATGGCCACCGAGGACGCCCAGCGCACCCTCTACGAGGCCGACCCCCGCCTGCCCGCGCTGAGCGCGCTGGCAGAGGAGGTCTCCGCCGACCCGATCACGGCAGGCTTCGTCGAGTCGGCCGCAGCCGGCGTCCCGATGCCGTCCATCCCCGAGATGGGCAACGTGTGGGAGCTGTGGAACGCCGCAGAGATCCAGATCATCACGGGCGCTGACCCCGTGTCGACCTGGAACGACATGGTCGCCGAGCTCGAAGCGAGCATCGGCTAG
- a CDS encoding tetratricopeptide repeat protein, which produces MTADNPEVPLRGSVDLSQFVKKDEPAAPAEQATAGGQQSAPPVIQVTEQSLQELAQSSAQVPVVIVFLSSASPASKELVERMQRLMARYNGAFVLASCDIDTQMSVAGAFQVQAVPTVMALIAARPAPLFQGNAEDEQIIGVLDQVLEIARQNGVTGTVGGAPQQPQGEPEPPPLPPLHQEAYDAIEREDYVAAIDAYDRALRENPKDADARAGRAQVALMERSRLADVDAVRGAAADAPHDVEAQMAVADLDVMGGQVEDAFARLIDVVRASAGPEREQVRVRLVELFDVVGTDDARVVKARQALAAALF; this is translated from the coding sequence ATGACTGCTGACAACCCTGAGGTTCCGCTGCGCGGTTCCGTCGACCTCTCCCAGTTCGTGAAGAAGGACGAGCCTGCGGCGCCTGCCGAGCAGGCGACGGCCGGGGGTCAACAGAGCGCACCTCCCGTCATCCAGGTGACGGAGCAGAGCCTCCAGGAGCTGGCGCAGTCCTCGGCGCAGGTCCCCGTGGTGATCGTGTTCCTGTCGAGCGCCTCACCCGCGTCGAAGGAGCTCGTCGAGCGCATGCAGCGGTTGATGGCGCGCTACAACGGCGCCTTCGTGCTGGCCTCGTGCGACATCGACACGCAGATGTCAGTCGCGGGGGCGTTCCAGGTGCAGGCCGTCCCCACGGTCATGGCACTCATCGCCGCGCGTCCCGCGCCGCTGTTCCAGGGCAACGCCGAGGACGAGCAGATCATCGGCGTGCTGGACCAGGTGCTCGAGATCGCTCGTCAGAACGGCGTGACCGGAACGGTGGGCGGCGCCCCTCAGCAGCCCCAGGGCGAGCCGGAGCCGCCGCCCCTGCCGCCGCTGCATCAGGAGGCGTACGACGCGATCGAGCGCGAGGACTACGTCGCAGCCATCGACGCCTACGACCGCGCGCTGCGCGAGAACCCCAAGGACGCCGATGCGCGGGCGGGCCGCGCTCAGGTGGCTCTCATGGAGCGCAGCCGGCTCGCGGACGTGGACGCCGTGCGCGGCGCGGCGGCGGATGCCCCGCACGACGTGGAGGCGCAGATGGCCGTGGCGGACCTGGATGTCATGGGCGGACAGGTCGAGGACGCGTTCGCGCGTCTGATCGACGTGGTGCGCGCAAGCGCCGGGCCCGAGCGCGAGCAGGTGCGCGTGCGGCTCGTCGAGCTGTTCGACGTGGTCGGCACGGACGACGCCCGCGTGGTCAAGGCTCGTCAGGCGCTCGCGGCGGCGCTCTTCTAG
- a CDS encoding alpha-1,4-glucan--maltose-1-phosphate maltosyltransferase, which yields MPFYGEQSVGRIPIVGVGPSLEEGRWPARAVVGEAVPIWATIFREGHDAEGATVVVTRPDGKRDVLPMPCTDWGNSLYEAAWIPKLEGHHTFHVEAWSDPYSTWAHAAEVKVRAGVDVQLMLDDGVTVLARALKEVRRTAAGKALLTAAIETLNDHSLDPEVRLAPAISDDVADELTARPLREWVTPSAVYPLLIQREKALISAWYEIFPRSEGARYVKKTGEWRSGTFATAAKRLPGIADMGFDVVYLTPIHPIGDTHRKGRNNSLKAEPGDPGSPYAIGSAEGGHDAIHTDLGTMRSFKTFVARARELGLEVALDLALQCSPDHPWVTEHPEWFTTRTDGTIAYAENPPKKYQDIYPLNFDNDPEGIYQAVRDVVQVWIDAGVTLFRVDNPHTKPLTFWERLLTDIARRHPEVIFLSEAFTRPAMMHTLARIGFHQSYTYFTWRQSATEMGEYLEEVSDRESSFYMRPNFWPTTHDILTSDMQAGGAPLFKARAVLAATGSPSYGIYTGYEFVENVPRPGVEEQIDNEKYEYKPRDWAAADRYGVQDVLTRLNSARARHVALRRLRGLTLHSSSNSDILCFSRHVPAAESPTGKADTVIVAVSLDPHVVRDAIITLDMAALGLTDDARMVVDDALTDATYTWGKEFYVRFDPAVTMAHVAGVRGL from the coding sequence ATGCCGTTCTATGGAGAGCAATCCGTCGGACGCATCCCGATTGTCGGGGTGGGTCCGTCGCTCGAAGAGGGTCGCTGGCCGGCCCGCGCCGTCGTCGGGGAGGCGGTTCCCATCTGGGCGACCATCTTCCGCGAGGGCCACGACGCGGAGGGTGCGACCGTCGTCGTGACGCGACCGGACGGCAAGCGGGACGTCCTCCCGATGCCGTGCACGGACTGGGGCAACTCCCTGTACGAGGCCGCATGGATCCCCAAGCTCGAGGGCCACCACACCTTCCACGTCGAGGCGTGGTCCGACCCCTACTCCACGTGGGCGCACGCCGCGGAGGTGAAGGTCAGGGCCGGTGTGGACGTGCAGCTCATGCTCGACGACGGCGTCACCGTCCTCGCTCGCGCGCTCAAGGAGGTGCGTCGCACTGCGGCCGGCAAGGCACTCCTGACCGCGGCCATCGAGACGCTGAACGACCACTCGCTGGATCCAGAGGTCCGGCTCGCCCCCGCGATCAGCGACGATGTCGCGGACGAGCTCACCGCACGACCGCTGCGCGAGTGGGTGACGCCCTCAGCGGTCTACCCGCTGCTGATCCAGCGAGAGAAGGCGCTGATCTCCGCCTGGTACGAGATCTTCCCCCGCTCCGAGGGCGCGCGATACGTCAAGAAGACGGGCGAGTGGCGCTCCGGCACGTTCGCCACGGCCGCGAAGCGCCTCCCGGGGATCGCCGACATGGGGTTCGACGTCGTCTACCTCACCCCGATCCACCCCATCGGCGACACCCACCGCAAGGGACGCAACAACTCGCTCAAGGCTGAGCCCGGCGACCCCGGCAGCCCGTACGCGATCGGATCGGCGGAGGGTGGCCACGACGCGATCCACACCGACCTGGGGACGATGCGCTCGTTCAAGACCTTCGTCGCTCGCGCCAGGGAGCTCGGCCTCGAGGTGGCACTCGACCTCGCCCTGCAGTGCTCGCCCGACCACCCCTGGGTGACGGAGCACCCCGAGTGGTTCACCACGCGCACGGACGGCACCATCGCCTACGCGGAGAACCCTCCCAAGAAGTACCAGGACATCTACCCGCTCAACTTCGACAACGACCCCGAGGGCATCTACCAGGCCGTACGCGATGTCGTCCAGGTGTGGATCGATGCTGGCGTCACGCTGTTCCGCGTCGACAATCCGCACACCAAGCCCTTGACCTTCTGGGAGCGGCTGCTCACGGACATCGCGCGGCGACATCCCGAGGTGATCTTCCTCTCGGAGGCGTTCACCCGCCCGGCCATGATGCACACCCTCGCGCGCATCGGCTTCCACCAGTCGTACACGTACTTCACCTGGCGCCAGAGCGCGACGGAGATGGGCGAGTACCTCGAGGAGGTGTCCGACCGCGAGTCGTCGTTCTACATGCGGCCCAACTTCTGGCCCACGACGCATGACATCCTGACCTCGGACATGCAGGCCGGCGGCGCTCCCCTGTTCAAGGCCAGGGCCGTGCTCGCCGCGACCGGATCGCCCAGCTACGGGATCTACACCGGGTACGAGTTCGTCGAGAACGTGCCGCGGCCCGGTGTCGAGGAGCAGATCGACAACGAGAAGTACGAGTACAAGCCCCGCGACTGGGCCGCAGCGGACCGCTACGGCGTGCAGGACGTCCTGACCCGCCTCAACAGCGCGCGTGCGCGCCACGTGGCGCTGCGCCGGCTTCGCGGGCTCACCCTGCACTCCAGCTCGAACAGCGACATCCTGTGCTTCTCCCGGCACGTCCCCGCCGCCGAGTCCCCCACGGGCAAGGCGGACACGGTGATCGTGGCCGTCAGCCTCGACCCGCATGTGGTGCGCGACGCGATCATCACGCTCGACATGGCAGCGCTCGGCCTGACGGACGACGCCCGCATGGTGGTCGACGACGCCCTGACCGACGCGACCTACACCTGGGGCAAGGAGTTCTACGTGCGCTTCGACCCCGCCGTCACGATGGCGCACGTCGCCGGGGTGCGCGGGCTGTGA